The genomic DNA GCCCGGCTCACCGAGGACGACTCGTGGGCGGCCCAGATGGTCGCCGCGGGCCTGATGAGCGAGGCGGAGGCCTACGCCGACGAGCGCGCCCACGCGATCACCGGCTGGCTCGGCGCGGACGCGTACGAACTGGAGCCGCACACCGCTTCCTTCAAGCCCGACCGGCCGGGTGTAGTGGTGGTGTGCACGGACGGGCTGTGGAACTACGCGGAGTCCGCCGAGGAGATGGCCGAGGTCGTCCCCCCGGACGCGGCTCTCCGCCCGCTGCACAGCGCCCAGGTCCTGGTCGGCCACGCGCTGGACGGCGGGGGCCACGACAACGTAACAGTGGCCGTCGTGCCGTTCCCGGCCCCGCCGCAAGGGGCAGTAATCGGCTGAGGCCGTACAAACGGGGGCGGCCTCGGACCGGTGGGGACCGGTCCGCACATAGTCATCACCCCATCCAGGTGGGGGATTTGAGGGGGATCAGAGTAGGTATGGCCAATTTCTCGAAGTCGAACGTGCCACAGTTCTCGGTCGACGTGTACCAGAACGAGTACCTGCCGGAGGGCGGGCGTGAGGTCAACGCGATCGTCACGGTGACCTCGACCGGCGGCGGCACCATCGGGAGCCCGGTCGCGGCGCCCCATCTGTACTCGGCCGGGCAGGGCCCGGACGCGGCCGTGGCGATCATGGTCGACTGCTCGGGTTCGATGGACTACCCGCCGACCAAGATGCGCAACGCGCGCGACGCCACGGCCGCCGCCATCGACACCCTGCGGGACGGGGTGCACTTCGCGGTGATCGGCGGCACGCATGTCGCCAAGGAGGTCTATCCGGGCGGCGGCGCGCTCGCGGTCGCCGACGCCCGGACCCGCGACCAGGCCAAGCAGGCGCTGCGCAAGCTGAGCGCGGGCGGCGGCACCGCCATCGGCACCTGGCTGCGCCTCGCCGACCGGCTGCTGTCCTCCGCGGACGTCTCCATACGCCACGGCATCGTGCTCACCGACGGCCGCAACGAGCACGAGGCGCCGGAGGATCTGAAGGACGCGATCAACTCCTGCGCCGGACGTTTCACCTGTGACGCCCGTGGTGTCGGCACGGACTGGGAAGTGAAAGAAGTCACAGGGATCGCCTCCGCGCTGCTCGGCACCGCCGACATCGTCGCCGACCCGGCGAACCTCGCCGCCGACTTCACGAAGATGATGGAGACGGCGATGGGCAAGGAGGTCGCGGACGTCGCGCTGCGGCTGTGGACGCCGGTGGGCACGACCATCAAGTTCGTCAAGCAAGTCGCGCCCAGGGTCGAGGAGTTGACCGGCCGCCGCACCGAGGCGGGCCCGCGCGCCGGGGACTACCCCACCGGTTCCTGGGGAGACGAGTCCCGTGACTACCACGTGTGCGTCGAGGTCCCCGAGGCCGGCATCGGCCAGGAGATGCTCGCCGCCCGGGTCTCGCTGGTCGTCCCGCAGCCCGACGGCAGTACCCAGAACCTGGGCGCCCAGGGGCTGGTGAAGGCCGTATGGACCGACGACATGGTGGCGTCCACGTCCATCAACCCGCAGGTCGCGCACTACACCGGCCAGGCCGAACTGGCACAAGCCATCCAACAAGGGCTGGATCTCCGCAAATCGGGAGATGTCGATGGAGCAACGGCCAAACTGGGACGGGCCGTTCAGCTCGCCAGCGTCTCCGGAAACGCGGATACTGCGAAACTGCTTGCGAAGGTGGTGGACGTGGTCGATGCCGCGGCGGGTACTGTGCGACTGAAGGCGAAGGTCGCGGAGGCCGACGAGATGACTCTCGAGACACGGTCCACAAAGACTGTTCGTGTAAAGAAGTGACCTAGCCGGAACGACCCGGTTCGACCAAGCCTGACCCTGTGAGAAAGGGGGACGCGCCGACATGCCGACC from Streptomyces sp. NBC_01478 includes the following:
- a CDS encoding vWA domain-containing protein, with the translated sequence MANFSKSNVPQFSVDVYQNEYLPEGGREVNAIVTVTSTGGGTIGSPVAAPHLYSAGQGPDAAVAIMVDCSGSMDYPPTKMRNARDATAAAIDTLRDGVHFAVIGGTHVAKEVYPGGGALAVADARTRDQAKQALRKLSAGGGTAIGTWLRLADRLLSSADVSIRHGIVLTDGRNEHEAPEDLKDAINSCAGRFTCDARGVGTDWEVKEVTGIASALLGTADIVADPANLAADFTKMMETAMGKEVADVALRLWTPVGTTIKFVKQVAPRVEELTGRRTEAGPRAGDYPTGSWGDESRDYHVCVEVPEAGIGQEMLAARVSLVVPQPDGSTQNLGAQGLVKAVWTDDMVASTSINPQVAHYTGQAELAQAIQQGLDLRKSGDVDGATAKLGRAVQLASVSGNADTAKLLAKVVDVVDAAAGTVRLKAKVAEADEMTLETRSTKTVRVKK